The DNA sequence GAGGAACTCCTCCAACTGGAGCAGCCCGGCCGCCTCCTTGACCCGCCGGTCGATCTCCGACTTCGAGGTCTTGCGCAGCTTGAGCGCGAACGCCATGTTCTCGTACACCGTCATGTGCGGGTAGAGGGCGTAGTTCTGGAAGACCATCGCGATGTCGCGGGCCTTCGGCGGGAGGTGGGTGACGTCCCGGTCGTCGATGTAGATCGCGCCGTCGTCGACGTCCTCCAGGCCGGCGAGCATCCGCAGGCTGGTGGACTTTCCGCAGCCGGACGGACCGACCAGGACGAGGAACTCCCCGTCACCGATCTGGAGGTCGAGCTGGTTGACGGCGGGGCGCTCGGTGCCCGGATAGATCCGGGACGCCTTCGCGTAGGTGACCGTAGCCATGAGGGAGCGCTTCCTTTCACCGGCAGGAACGTGCCGGACGATCCGAGTGAAGGAGCGACCGGCACCCGAGGTGCCGGCCAACGGGGGCGTCGTCCGGGCAGCCGGGGCCGGCCGGAGTGTCGTCCGTGTCACTGCACCGTAAACGGCTTTCGCGTTCGTGCCAAGACGAGACGCTGCGGGTGGGACGGACCGCATACACATTTCGGTCAGTCGGGCACTCAGAGGCATCAATCTCCCCGCGGAGAGCGCGATCAGTGGACGATCGGTCGGCCAAGCCGGTGAGGAAAGTGACGTTTTCCGTGCTCGGGACCCCTGCCAGGCGGGATTTTCCGAGCCCAGTCGCTATGCTGAGCCCGTCACACGCGCCCCTGTAGCTCAGCTGGCCAGAGCACTCGCCTTGTAAGCGAGATGTCGCCGGTTCGATCCCGGCCGGGGGCTCCAATTCCACAGGACGTTCCCGGCCGACAGCCCTCGCGCGACGGTCAGCCGGCGGCGTCCCGGGCGCCGGTGGTGAGCGGCGCGGGCCGGAAGCCTTTGACGATCAGGTAGACGCCCAGCGAGAACTCCCACACCGCGATCGGGAGGGCCGCGATCGCGGTCACCGGGGACAGCCGGTCCCAGAGGTCGAAGAGCACGCCGACGTCGGCAGCGACGAGCAGGGGTGCCCCGACGAGCCCGAGCAGCGGCAGAACGCGCGGGACGAGGCGTGACTGGTACAGCAGGGAGCCCAGCAACAGCGCGTTCACGGCCGGGATGAGGCTCTGGCTGAGCAGGAACATCGAGTCGTAGAGCGCGACCAGCGCCTGGCCGGTGACCAGCGCGTCCGCTCCGGCTCCGGCCCGCCGCAGGGCCACGAGCGTCAGGAGGCTGGCGACGCCGACGAAGATGCCGGCGGCTTCGAGGACCCGGGCGGCGACGAAGCCCAGCGCCCGCGCCTCGCCCTGCCTCCTGAGCACGGGGAACAGCGCGACGGCCGTGCCGATGCAGGCGAGCGCGACGATCACCTCGAGGACGCCGCCGGCCACGACCGGGGTGTCCGACGTGGTGCCGACGAGGTAGTCGGCCTCGCGCACCGGGGCGTACAGGGTGAGGGTCGGGATCGAGGCGAAGGTGAGCACGTAGCACCCGCCCGCGACCAGCGCGGTCTTCCGCAGTGAGTCCATCAGTGCCCTCCCGTCATTGTTTTATCCTCTTCGATCGATTGCCGGCTGCGAATCGGCCGCTCGGGCATCCTCCTCAGGTCGCGTGTCCGACCGCATGTCGAACCGGGGCCGGGACTGCGCGGAATGCGTTGACCAGGCCCCGGGTAGCCTGAGCGGCGATGAGCCGTGCCGTGGAGGAGTCGAACCGGGCGATGCTGCGCGCCCGGGACGCGATGGACCGGGCGTACGCGCAGCCGCTGGACATTCCGGCGTTGGCCCGGATCGCGTTCGTCTCGGAGGCGCACTTCATCCGCACCTTCCGGGCCACGTTCGGCGAGACGCCGCACCGCTACCTGCAACGTCGCCGGATCGAGCGGGCCATGTACCTGCTGGTGCGCACCGCGGAACCGGTCACCGAGATCTGCCACCTGGTCGGTTTCGGCAGCCTCGGCACGTTCAGCCGGACGTTCCACGACATCGTCGGCGAGTCGCCCTCGGCCTACCGGCGTCGCAAGGCCGCCCCGGCCGACGTGCCGAGCTGCTTCACCAGGGCATGGATGCGCCCGAGCGCCGCCGTCGGCCGGCCCGCCGTGCCGGCACCGGACGGACGTGTGCCGCGGCCGGAACGTGCAGTTTTGGATAAGCAGCAGGCCGGGAGCCTGCTCTAGCGTCCTCGGTATGACGATGACTTCGATCTCCCGCTCCCAGATCTACGTGCTCGACCAGGATGAGGCCCTCGACTTCTACGTCGGCAAGCTGGGCATGGAGGTGCACACCGACCAGGATCTCGGCTTCATGCGGTGGCTCACGGTCAACGTGCCGGGTGACCCCGACCGGGAGATCCTGTTGGAGAAGCCCGGCCCGCCGGCGCTGGACCCGAAGACCGCGGAGCAGGTCCGGGAGCTGCTCACCAAGGGCGCCACCGGCGGCTTCCTGTTCCTCACCACCGACGACGCGCACCAGACGTACGCGGACCTGGTGGCCAAGGGCGTGGAGGTCATCGACGAGCCGACCGACCGGCCGTACGGGATCGACTTCGGCATCCGCGACCCGTTCGGCAACCGGATCCGGATCGGCCAGATGCATCCGCGAGGCTGATCGCGGGCTGCGGGGATCGCGAGCGGCGGGCTAGGGTCGGCCTCCCGATCTTGACGAGGTGACCGATGGCGAGCCGCCTGCTGTTCCTGGCCCGACACGGCGAGCAGGACCGTCCCGACGCGGAGGCGGACACCGGCCTCTCGGCGCGGGGCCGTCGGCAGGCCACGCTGCTCGGGGAACGCCTGCGCGGCGCGCGCCTCGACGCGGTGCACCACGGGCCGCTGGCCCGCGCCGCGGAGACCGCCGCGCTGGTCGGCGCGGAGCTGCCCGGCGTCCCGGTCGGCTCCGACGACCGGGCCGGCGACCACATGCCGCACGACACCGACCCGGCCGGCCTGCCGGAGCGGCACGCGGCGTTCCTCACCCAGTTCTCCGAGCGGGAACGCCGGGAGGGACCGCGCGTGACGGCGGGGGCGGTGGCCCGGTTCGCCACCGCCCCCGCCGAGGGCGACGTCCGTGAGCTGGTGGTGACCCACAACTTCCTGGTGGCCTGGCTGGTGCGGCACGCCCTGGAGGCGCCGGAGCGCCGGTGGATCGGGCTCGCCTACGCCAACTGCGCGTTGACCGTGATCCGCTACAGTTCGGCCGGCCCGCCGACGGTGGTCGCGCTGAACGACGCCGCCCACCTGCCGCCCGAGCTGCGCGCCACCGGCCTGCCCGACGACTACCGCTTCTGAGGCGCGCACACCACACAAGTCGGCGTCGCGCCGGGCACCCGGCATCCGGCGACCGCGCCGCCGGCGCCGCGGCTCAGCCGCGCAGCTTCACCACGGCCTCGGCCAGGGCCCGGGCGGACTGCGGGTTCTGGCCGGTGACCAGGCGGTCGTCGACCACCACGTGCTCGGTGAAGTTCGGTGCCGGGACGTGCTGCGCGCCGGCCTCGGTGAGCCTGTCGGCGAGCAGGAACGGCACCACCTCGGTGAGGCCGACGGCGGCCTCCTCGTCGTTGGTGAAGCCGGCCACCCGCTTGCCGGCGACCAGCCGCGAGCCGTCGGTGAGGGTGAGGTTCACCAGCGCGGAGGGGCCGTGACAGACGGCGGCGACCACACCGCCGCGCTCGTAGACCGAGCGGGCGATCCGGGCCAGGTCCGGGTCGTCGGGGAAGTCCCACATCGTGCCGTGGCCGCCGGCGAAGACGATCACGTCATAGCCGGACGGGTCGACGTCCGCCGCCTTCGGGGTGTCGGTCACGCCGGCGGTGGCGAGGAAGTCGTTCTGCGTCTTGTCGTCGGTGTCCCGGCCGTCGGTCGGCGGCTCGCCGCCGGCCACCGACACCAGGTCGACGTCATATCCGGCGGCCCGGAGGACCTCCCACGGTTCGGCGGCCTCACCGACGTAGTAGCCGGTCTTTCGGCCGGTGGTGCCGAGGTCGGAATGGCTGGTCAGCGCGATGAGTGCACGAGTCATGACCACCATGCTGACGCGCCGAGCCATAGCTGACCAATAGGCGAGAGTCACGTCGGCGATAGGTTTGCTGATGTGAAGGTGTCGCTGGACCTGCTCCGCAGCTTCCTCGCCGTGCACCGCGCCGGTTCGGTCACCGGCGCGGCCGAGCTGCTCGGTGTGGCGCAGCCCACGGTGACCGCCCAGCTCCGGGCGCTGGAGGAGGCGGTCGGCCGGCCGCTCTTCGACCGGCTGCCCCGGGGCGTCACCCCGACCGCCGCCGGGGACGAGCTGGCCCGCCGGGTGGCCGAGCCGCTGGACCGCCTCGCTGCCGTGCTGACCGAGACGCCGGACACGGCGTACGCCCGGACGGTCTTCCTCGGCGGGCCGGCCGAGCTGCTCGCCGAGCGGGTCCTGCCGGCGCTGGCCGGCCTGGTGGCCGACGGCCTGGAGCTGCGGGTGGTGGCCGGGATGCCGGATCGGCTGCTGGACGACCTGGTCGCCGGCCGGCTCGACCTGGCGGTGACGAGCGTGCGCCCGCGCCGGCGCGGCGTGGCCGTCGAGCCGCTCTACGACGAGGAGTTCGTGCTGGTGGCGGCGCCGTCGTGGGCCGAGCGGCTGACCGGGCCGGTGACCCCGGCGGCGCTGCGGGACGTGCCGCTGGTCGCCTGGGGCGAGGAGGCGCCGATCCTGCGCCGGTACTGGCGCACCGTCTTCGACACCCGGCTCACCCGGGTGCCCAGTCTGGTCGTGGCCGACCTGCGGGCGGTCCGGTCGGCCGTGGTGGCGGGCGCGGGCGCGAGCGTGCTGCCGGCGTACCTCTGCCGGGGCGAGCTGGCCTCCGGCGCGTTGCGGGCGCTGCTCGCGCCGCCGGTGCCGCCGCTCAACACGCTCTTCCTCGCGGCCCGGCCGGCGGCGGCCGGCCGGCGCGAGACGCGGGCCGTGCGGCGGGCGCTGCTCGCGGCGGCGCCCGGCTGGTGACCGGCCCGGGTCCGCCGGTGACGCGGGTGAGCAGGCCGACCACCTCGGCGGTGGCGGCCGGCGGGGTCGCCTGCGGCGGGCAGTCCACGTAGGAGCTGGTGGTCGGGCCGACGGTGAGCCGGTAGGTGAACGCGTCGGCGCACATGGTGGCCGGCACGGTGACGGCGGCCTCGGCGGCCAGGCGGGGATCGGCGGTGAGTTGCCGCAGCCGGTCGAGGTCGGCGTCGGTGAGGCGGCCGTCGCGGGCGGCGCCGGCCCGGTCGGTCTTCGTCCAGTGGCCGTCCGGCCGCACGGTGACGGTGTCGCTCAACCCGGCGATGCCGCCGGAACGCACGAGCACCACCTCGACGCCGGGCGGTGGGGTGGCGGCCGGTCCGACGGGGGCCGGCGCGTCGGCCCGGGCGCAGCCGGCGAGCGGGGTGAGGACGGCGGCGACGGCGACCGCCACGGCGGGGGCTGCTCTCATGCCGATCGGACGCGCGACGGGGCCACCTGGTTCCGGACCACCGTGCCCCCTCATCCGTTCGGTCAGTGTCTGGGACGGGAAGCCGTCGCCCTCTTTCACGTCCGTCGATGTCTCAGCTATATCTACATCAGTGACTACCCCCGTCACAACTTCCTTCCAGGAGGGCATGTGAAAAGAACCGTCGCCGCCGTCAGCGCAGCGCTGCTCACCAGCGGCGTGCTGGCCTGCGTCACCACCACGGCGCAAGCGGCAGCGCCCAGCGCCCCCAGCCCCGAGCGTGCCGCCGCGGCACGCGCCGACAGCCTGCTGCGCGCCAACCCCGGCGCGGTGCAGGGTGCCGGCGGGGAGGCGTACCAGGCCGTCCGCACCAAGGTCGACCCCTCCGGGGCGGCCCACACCCGCTACACCCGGACCTACCAGGGCCTGCGGGTCTACGGCGGTGACTTCGTCGTCCACACCGCTCCGAACGGCACCATGAGCGGCACCTCGGTCGGCCTGTCCGCCCCGCTGACGCTCGGCACCAGCGCCAAGGTCGGCGCGGACGCCGCCAAGGCCAGCGCGCGCAAGGCGTTCTCCGGCAGCCTCACCTCGGTCGGCGCGCCCGAGCTGTTCGTGGACGCCAGCAGCGGCAAGGGCCGGCTGGCCTGGGAGACGGTCGCCTCCGGCTGGAAGGCGGACAAGCAGACGCCGTCGAAGCTGCACGTCATCACGGACGCCACGACCGGCAAGGTGATCGGCTCGTACGACGAGATCGAGTCGGTGGTCGGCAGCGGCCAGGGCATCTACACCGGTTCGGTCAGCATCGACACCACGCTCTCCGGCAGCACCTACTCGATGATCGACCCGTCGCACGGCAACGGCCGTACCTGCGACATGAACAACGGCACCTCGACCTGCACCACGTTCACCGACGCCGACAACGCGTGGGGCAACGGCGCCAACTCCAACCGGCAGTCGGCCGCCGTGGACGCCCACTTCGGCGCCGCGAAGACGTTCGACTACTTCCTCAACGTGCACGGCCGCAACGGCATCTTCGGCAACGGCCAGGGCGTGCCGAGCCGGGTGCACTACGGCAACAACTACGTCAACGCGTTCTGGGACGGGTCCCAGATGACCTACGGCGACGGGTCGAGCAACTCCCGCCCGCTGGTCTCGCTGGACGTGGCCGGCCACGAGATGAGCCACGGCGTCACCGAGGCGCTGTCCGGCCTGGTCTACTCCGGTGAGTCCGGCGGCCTCAACGAGGCCACCAGCGACATCTTCGGCAACATGATGGAGTTCTACGCCGCCGCGCCCAGCGACCCGGGTGACTACCAGGTCGGCGAGAAGATCAACATCAACGGCAACGGCACGCCGCTGCGCTACATGTACAACCCGTCGCTGGACGGCTCGTCCGACTCCTGCTGGTCCACCAGCACGAAGAACAAGGACGTGCACTACTCCTCCGGCGTGGGCAACCACTTCTACTTCAACCTGGCCGAGGGCACCGGCGCCACCGCGTACGGCACCTCGCCGGTCTGCGGCTCGGCCCCGGCGGTGACCGGCATCGGTCGCGCCAAGGCGGAGAAGATCTGGTACCGGGCGCTCGACGTGTACTTCACCTCGAACACCTCGTACGTCAACACCACCACCCCGTCGAACACGGCCCGCGCGTACACCCTGCGGGCGGCG is a window from the Micromonospora sp. DSM 45708 genome containing:
- a CDS encoding DUF4386 domain-containing protein; this translates as MDSLRKTALVAGGCYVLTFASIPTLTLYAPVREADYLVGTTSDTPVVAGGVLEVIVALACIGTAVALFPVLRRQGEARALGFVAARVLEAAGIFVGVASLLTLVALRRAGAGADALVTGQALVALYDSMFLLSQSLIPAVNALLLGSLLYQSRLVPRVLPLLGLVGAPLLVAADVGVLFDLWDRLSPVTAIAALPIAVWEFSLGVYLIVKGFRPAPLTTGARDAAG
- a CDS encoding AraC family transcriptional regulator gives rise to the protein MSRAVEESNRAMLRARDAMDRAYAQPLDIPALARIAFVSEAHFIRTFRATFGETPHRYLQRRRIERAMYLLVRTAEPVTEICHLVGFGSLGTFSRTFHDIVGESPSAYRRRKAAPADVPSCFTRAWMRPSAAVGRPAVPAPDGRVPRPERAVLDKQQAGSLL
- a CDS encoding VOC family protein; protein product: MTMTSISRSQIYVLDQDEALDFYVGKLGMEVHTDQDLGFMRWLTVNVPGDPDREILLEKPGPPALDPKTAEQVRELLTKGATGGFLFLTTDDAHQTYADLVAKGVEVIDEPTDRPYGIDFGIRDPFGNRIRIGQMHPRG
- a CDS encoding histidine phosphatase family protein, which translates into the protein MASRLLFLARHGEQDRPDAEADTGLSARGRRQATLLGERLRGARLDAVHHGPLARAAETAALVGAELPGVPVGSDDRAGDHMPHDTDPAGLPERHAAFLTQFSERERREGPRVTAGAVARFATAPAEGDVRELVVTHNFLVAWLVRHALEAPERRWIGLAYANCALTVIRYSSAGPPTVVALNDAAHLPPELRATGLPDDYRF
- a CDS encoding type 1 glutamine amidotransferase domain-containing protein; amino-acid sequence: MTRALIALTSHSDLGTTGRKTGYYVGEAAEPWEVLRAAGYDVDLVSVAGGEPPTDGRDTDDKTQNDFLATAGVTDTPKAADVDPSGYDVIVFAGGHGTMWDFPDDPDLARIARSVYERGGVVAAVCHGPSALVNLTLTDGSRLVAGKRVAGFTNDEEAAVGLTEVVPFLLADRLTEAGAQHVPAPNFTEHVVVDDRLVTGQNPQSARALAEAVVKLRG
- a CDS encoding LysR family transcriptional regulator gives rise to the protein MKVSLDLLRSFLAVHRAGSVTGAAELLGVAQPTVTAQLRALEEAVGRPLFDRLPRGVTPTAAGDELARRVAEPLDRLAAVLTETPDTAYARTVFLGGPAELLAERVLPALAGLVADGLELRVVAGMPDRLLDDLVAGRLDLAVTSVRPRRRGVAVEPLYDEEFVLVAAPSWAERLTGPVTPAALRDVPLVAWGEEAPILRRYWRTVFDTRLTRVPSLVVADLRAVRSAVVAGAGASVLPAYLCRGELASGALRALLAPPVPPLNTLFLAARPAAAGRRETRAVRRALLAAAPGW
- a CDS encoding M4 family metallopeptidase produces the protein MKRTVAAVSAALLTSGVLACVTTTAQAAAPSAPSPERAAAARADSLLRANPGAVQGAGGEAYQAVRTKVDPSGAAHTRYTRTYQGLRVYGGDFVVHTAPNGTMSGTSVGLSAPLTLGTSAKVGADAAKASARKAFSGSLTSVGAPELFVDASSGKGRLAWETVASGWKADKQTPSKLHVITDATTGKVIGSYDEIESVVGSGQGIYTGSVSIDTTLSGSTYSMIDPSHGNGRTCDMNNGTSTCTTFTDADNAWGNGANSNRQSAAVDAHFGAAKTFDYFLNVHGRNGIFGNGQGVPSRVHYGNNYVNAFWDGSQMTYGDGSSNSRPLVSLDVAGHEMSHGVTEALSGLVYSGESGGLNEATSDIFGNMMEFYAAAPSDPGDYQVGEKININGNGTPLRYMYNPSLDGSSDSCWSTSTKNKDVHYSSGVGNHFYFNLAEGTGATAYGTSPVCGSAPAVTGIGRAKAEKIWYRALDVYFTSNTSYVNTTTPSNTARAYTLRAATDLYGNCSTEYKAVQAAWTAVNVAGNDAPCSSTGNDFSVSLSPTAGSVTQGGSATATVGTATTSGTAQTVTFSASGLPTGATASFSPASVTSGGSSTLTITTSASTPTGTYSVTVTGSATSGAKSATYSLTVTGTGGGCTGAGQKLGNAGFETGTSPWTGTTGAIGAFTGQSAHGGTRFAWLNGYGYSSNENIAQSVALPSGCSTYNFSFWLHIDSAESTTTVQYDKLTVQVLNSSGTVLATLATYSNLNKATGYTQKSFSLAAYAGQTVTLKFTGTEDASLQTSFVIDDTAVDVS